The window AAACCCCTCACCGGATTTTCAGAGGAAGACAAAGTTGTAATCCTCTGCACCATGGGGGGTCCGGGGAGGACAAACAGGCTGCATGACCTGGGAATCATTCCCGGAGAAAAGATAATCATAAAACGTAAGCTTTCGAACGGAGCTATGGTAGTGATTATAAAATCCTGCGAGATAGGGCTAAGCCCAGAAATAGCCTCATCGGTCTTTGTGGAAAGGATATGACTTTTTTGGAGGAGTTTTTTTGAAGTTTGGCCTTATCGGAAACCCCAATGTCGGAAAATCCCTTATATTCAACCTTCTCACTGGAATAGGAGTTGAAATTTCAAATTTCCCGGGAACGACAATAGGAATGCTCTCCGGAAACGTCTGCTACCAGCGTGAAAAATTTGAGGTTGTCGACTTCCCGGGCATATACTCTCTTGACGGTCTTTCCGAGGAGGAGACCGAGGCAAGACGTTTTCTTTTAAGAAAAGAGGCTGACGTCCTCATCGCAGTCCTTGACGCGTCACGGCTTGAAAGAAACCTCTACCTGCTTCTTCAGATCGCAGAGTATCAGATTCCTGCGATTATCGTCCTCAATATGATGGACGAAGCCGAAAAAAAGGGAATTTTTATTGACACTAAAAAACTTTCTGAAACCCTTGGCTGCGAGGTTATTCCCGCAGCCGCAACCGAAGGAAAAAATATTGAAAAAATAATACCCTGCGCTCTTGAAAACGCAAAAATTCCCTCATACAGGGTTTCATATGACCAGCACATAGAGGCTGCATTGAAAAGCCTTCAGAAGATACTGAAGTGCGAAAGAATTGAAGCGATTTTAGCCCTTGAAGGAATCGGGACAGATAAAGAGCTTCTTGACGATGCACAGGCTGTAAGGGACGAGATTGAAGAGCAGCACAGGATGTCGGTGCACCAGATAATAGCTGCAAACAGGCACAACGAGGCCGAAAAAATTTCTGAGAGCGTCGTGAAAAGCGAGGGCAGAAGCGTTTCAAAAAATATAGACAGGCTTCTTACAAGAACGATTCCCGGCGTCCCGATAATGGCTGTCGTCCTCATATCAACCCTCCTTTGTGTGTTTTTCATCGGTTCTTTTCTCGAAGAGACGATTGTAGGCCTTTTTGACACCTTCCTTATAAACCCGATGTACTCCGCCGGCCTATCACCTTTTTCTGAGGAGATTGTCTTTTCCGTTCTTATAGCAGTCGAGGCAGGCCTTGGTGTGGCGTTTCCCTACGTCTTCACTTTTTACATACTGATATCAATCCTCGAAGATACCGGGTATATGACAAGGGCATCGTTTCTTGCGGACAGGGCAATGCACAAAATCGGGATGCACGGTCAGGCCCTGATACCTATGGTCCTTGGGTTCGGGTGCAATGTCCCTGCAATAATGAGCATAAGACAACTGTCAAAACGGGAAAGGATTATAGCTTCCTTTCTTATCACAATGGTCCCGTGCTCTGCAAGAACGGTTATCATTGCAGGAATCGTAGCCGCTTTCGTCGGAATCCTTCCGGCCCTTTCAATATACCTGATAATATTCGTACTGATTATCCTGACAGGCCTTGTCCTAACGAAATTTGCGCCTGGTGACCAGTTCGGGATGATACTTGAAATAGTCCCGATGAGAAAACCGAGAATGAAGCAGACCCTTCAGAGAGCGTGGCTTCGAATGAAGGAATTTTTGTTCATCGCAATGCCTCTTCTGATTGTAAGCAGCGTTATACTGGGAGTTTTGCAGTACACCGGAATTATAAATTCATTCCAGAGCATATTCGCACCGTTTATGGAGGCGGCCCTCGGCCTTCCGGACTACGCCTCGACCGCACTTCTCTTCGGTATACTGAGAAAAGAGATGGCTTTTGAAACTCTTGCAATCCTTGCAGGAACAGCCAATCTTGGCTCTGTACTGACAGGTGCGCAGTTGTACATATTCGCAATAGTAAGCGTCCTCTTTGTCCCCTGCATATCCACAATCGCAGTTCTTTACAGGGAGATGGGACTTAAAATCGCGGCCGCCGTATCTTTTTACACACTCTCGCTTGGTGTTGTCGCAGGAGTCATCCTCAATATGATTTTATAACGGCAAAAAACCGTTAATTCAATACATTTTTAATGGAGACACAGGTTCTGAAAAAATCCGAAAATGAATAAACTTTTTTTCAAATGGACATGGTCACTATATTAATGAGAGAATAAATCCAATAAATAACAGAGAATTATGGAGAATTCCGATAATTTCCAGGTCACTTCCATTACCCAGATAAAAACACATCACCTGAAAAAAGGGCGCAGGGAAGAGTTTGAAAAGGAGCTTTCCAGGCTCTCGGAAATTTTTTCAAACCTCCCGGGATACTGCGGGGCAAATTTTTTCAAATCCTGCGATGAAAAAGACAGCGACTATACCGTAGTATTGAAATTCAGGTCAAAAAAGGACTACGACAACTGGAACGGTTCACCTGAAAAAAGATGGTGGATTCAGCGCGAAAAGGAGCTTACAGTATCTCCTCCGGACTTTTACACGGTGAGCGGTCTTGAAAGCTGGTTTACCCTTCCCGGAAACAGGATATTAAAACCGCCCAGAAAATACAAGCAGGCGGCAGTTACATGGCTTGCGGTATGCATACTTGCGGTATTAACGCCTCTCGAGAACACGGTGTTCGGGTCATTTCCGTTTATTGTCCAGAAGATGATAGACACTGCAATACTTGTAACACTGCTTTCATATGCCTTAATGCCGGCTCTGACAAGAGTGTTCAGTTTCTGGCTGTATCCTGACGGCTCAAAAAAAGTGTTTGATAAGACTGAAAAACTGAAAAGAGAAATTAAATCACTTTGAAAACACCAATCATTTTCATACCGGGAAAAAGCATTATGAAGAGGACCAGAGTCATCGGGTGCGGAAATCCGTATATGGGAAACGACGGCGCGGGTGTCGCAGCAGTTGAGCGCTTAAAAAAACTGTTCCCTAAAGCAGATGCCATAGACGGGGGAACCGGTGGAATAGGCCTTCTCGGCGATATGGATGGCTATGAACGCATAATAATAATAGATGCCATGACAGGAATAGGCAGAAAGAAAGGCGAGATAAAAGTTTTTTCTGATACTCCTCCATACACTCCTTCCCAGATTTCCCTGCATGATGTAGGTGTTT of the Methanomicrobium sp. W14 genome contains:
- the feoB gene encoding ferrous iron transport protein B, whose translation is MKFGLIGNPNVGKSLIFNLLTGIGVEISNFPGTTIGMLSGNVCYQREKFEVVDFPGIYSLDGLSEEETEARRFLLRKEADVLIAVLDASRLERNLYLLLQIAEYQIPAIIVLNMMDEAEKKGIFIDTKKLSETLGCEVIPAAATEGKNIEKIIPCALENAKIPSYRVSYDQHIEAALKSLQKILKCERIEAILALEGIGTDKELLDDAQAVRDEIEEQHRMSVHQIIAANRHNEAEKISESVVKSEGRSVSKNIDRLLTRTIPGVPIMAVVLISTLLCVFFIGSFLEETIVGLFDTFLINPMYSAGLSPFSEEIVFSVLIAVEAGLGVAFPYVFTFYILISILEDTGYMTRASFLADRAMHKIGMHGQALIPMVLGFGCNVPAIMSIRQLSKRERIIASFLITMVPCSARTVIIAGIVAAFVGILPALSIYLIIFVLIILTGLVLTKFAPGDQFGMILEIVPMRKPRMKQTLQRAWLRMKEFLFIAMPLLIVSSVILGVLQYTGIINSFQSIFAPFMEAALGLPDYASTALLFGILRKEMAFETLAILAGTANLGSVLTGAQLYIFAIVSVLFVPCISTIAVLYREMGLKIAAAVSFYTLSLGVVAGVILNMIL
- a CDS encoding antibiotic biosynthesis monooxygenase: MENSDNFQVTSITQIKTHHLKKGRREEFEKELSRLSEIFSNLPGYCGANFFKSCDEKDSDYTVVLKFRSKKDYDNWNGSPEKRWWIQREKELTVSPPDFYTVSGLESWFTLPGNRILKPPRKYKQAAVTWLAVCILAVLTPLENTVFGSFPFIVQKMIDTAILVTLLSYALMPALTRVFSFWLYPDGSKKVFDKTEKLKREIKSL
- a CDS encoding hydrogenase maturation protease: MKRTRVIGCGNPYMGNDGAGVAAVERLKKLFPKADAIDGGTGGIGLLGDMDGYERIIIIDAMTGIGRKKGEIKVFSDTPPYTPSQISLHDVGVSGVVEAAKTLIPGTEVITVGIEVESIKEYSKELDPEVEEGIENICTIVIKILEE